In Eriocheir sinensis breed Jianghai 21 chromosome 43, ASM2467909v1, whole genome shotgun sequence, the sequence AGATTGTCTTACTGTAAATGGCCTCTCCACACTGTCAGGAAAAGGCAACTGTTGTATTTTACTAACATAAGTAAAGTTTTCATAACGGTTTGTACATGACGTATCTCAtatcagaagaaaaaaatcaagaaattgAACCAATGCATGGAAAAGTATTGTAAATAGTAAGAATGTTTAACAGTTATTCTGAATGTTCATTTTTATAGAGTTCTATATTCTTGAGTATTTTTTTCTGATATCATTGAGTTCTGTAGTCTATTCCAGCCACTCTCAAACAATGCACACATTTCCACAGCATCGGTCACGCTGTTGTTTTATTTTAATACGTTCTCTTGATTCTACTTCTGCCTCTAAGGGATAAATAAAGACAACCCAATCTGCTCCTCCCCATCTGCCTCCAAGCAATGCACGCAGTACTGTAAAAGTTTCTGTCAGGCCGTTCTTTTGTTTCGATACGTCCCCTTGATTTTAGTTTTGTCTTTGATGGATAAAGAATACAACCCAATATATGTGTACTTTCCTCATATTGTCACAAAAAgcaagattaacccggtagcagcagggatcatgtttcttaatggtccctctaagcgagaaaaatgagaaaaaatcatcacttgcacaaaccatttcataatatatatcgaagcatttggggtcagtttatgtatcatttattttggcGGGGTtaaatcgtggcacaaatttggcccctcgctgccatggtaaagccacaaatttggcccgtcgctgctaccgggttgaacgAAGACTGCCATAGGATGAACATTTTTTGAGAGCTGAAATACTGCATGTAGCAACGCATTCTAATGGTATGTAGCCACACTGACACAACTTGCGTGTGAATGGTATATTGCCTTTGTAAGTACATACATAGAAAGTACGTAAACTCCTGTCAGTCACTGTTTCACCGATGCATTGTTTCAGTGAAGGGTCTTGCACTAACCATACTAACAGGGTTTGTAAgtgtatagtctctctctctctctctctctctctcgtgtgtgtgtgtgcatgacaaTGTTAACATTTGaatgactggtcacacacacctgggcagccacagaggggttgccaggtcgtgtcatttatgtcATTTTTGTCTTAtatcaaggtggtcgccaagaaatgaccttttttatggtatatgttaagcattcccataataatgccatatttagtcatcaatctgccgtcttttgccattcttggggacaattataaaggaatcttcaggaataactgtatgtttactaTCAAATAGAAACGGAAGTCTTTCGAAACTAAAAAgaatatattaacttcagcaaaaaatgcaaaaaaatattctgatactCTTCAATATATTTCCTTCTACAATAACAAATAGAAAACTAATTATTCATGAAATATAGGAAGGggaagccgaagatgtcctgcctcTCACCCCACGAAGgcaacactttttcgaccccatccgctctctctcGAGGTAGTGTTAGTCAATCCCAACCCCCCGGGGACGCTTAAAACTGCAGTTGAcagccaagggaaagggaagggtagagaagaaaacgggaatgggggagattaatactacggaCGATTTTCTTTTCCAGTAATCAGGTATTTTTATTTATGTGACCAGGCGATGTCTTTTGCTTCATTGTCTCGTAACTGATTGGCACGCGCGCTGCTGGGGGGCCTTGGTATTGTCACAGGCCTCCGTGTGAACTAAACGTGAATTTCCATGGAAGTTGAGGAATTGCGTGGTTTATTCACCCTAACAGACGCAGCACAGGGATCAAAAGGTAAGTCATGAAGGATTACGCGGCTGTAGCATAtggccccaactttacctctgGGGATGACTGACTGAAGATTTCCTCGTGTATAGAAGCACATCAGCTTTTATATGGTGTGCTTAGGTTATATTTTTCTCCTGTGAGTGTAAGGGTATTTCTTATATGGTATCAAAGACTTAAAACTGAAAAATATACGTAAGGGTTTTGTCCTGTTTCACACTTTAATGAAGGGATTTTTGTCCAGGGAGTTTTGTCTCTTGTGAATTCTAAGGGGTTTTGTGGAAGGAGGGTCGAGGTaggtgtggaggggtggaaggcggggtgtggaggggtggaaggatgggtgaggcaggtgtggaagggtggaaggaggggtGTGGCAGGGGGAAGAGGTGGTTTCCTTAGTTCGTCTGCAGATTTTTTCCCATTGTAGACTGATTCGGGTCATCATTTCCCTCGCTCGTAAGCTTTGGATTCTCATTCTCCGTACGCCGGGAGGAACACGTGCCGGCTGCTGTGTTGGGGCGAAGTGACAACCGTTACCCTTCCCAGGCGACCTTCGTGACCTGACCTGAGGTGACCAAAGccgataagtgtgtgtgtgtgtgtgtgcgtgtgtgtgtgtgtgtgtgtgtgcacatagaAATTAAATTTTAATCCCCGATATGACGTTTCCTGAAAGCGATATTTCAAGTAATTATGTTTTGGCGGTGACTTGTGTTAAATAGACGAATCAGTTACAACAAACTGTGTAAAATGATTTATTCATGTAAAAAAATATGCTACATGAGTCCAACGTAATGTcagagataaataaacagatcaGTAACAGCAAACTGAGTAAAATGATTTATATGTACAATATAAGCTACATGAGTCAAGCGTAATATCAGTGATAGCAATGGGTGGCGGCCGGCGCGTCGCGTCCCGTCAGCCGAGAGCGATTTCCTCGGAGAAGGTGACGTAGAGGAAGCCGTCGACGTGCGCGTGCTGGCGGTACAGCGTGGCGAGGCAGGTGCCGGGAGCCGCCACGGTGCTCCCGACGTAGTAGACGAGGGAGTGTGCGGGGCTCACCTCCAGGCGGTCCCTGAGGGTGCGGCACAGCTGGCCGAGGGTCATGTTGTTGGGCACGCTGAGGCGCAGCTCCTGGTGTGTCCCCACGCGGcacctgagggagggaggagcacgCGTTGGCATCGTGTTACGGGGGAGATAGGCAGTGTCTGAGTGGCACGTTGTTGTACAGACAGGGGCTGTGTGACaccgaggggagggagggaggggaggggagggtgctgCTTTCAGTCTTGTCTTGGGGCTGACTGGCAGCGCGTGGATCGTGACTGACACTTAATTCCTATCAAGGTCAAGGTTCTGTTGACGTTTGGTTTGTGTCGCTCACACTCGAGCTTGATCGGAGTAGTCACTCAG encodes:
- the LOC127010336 gene encoding uncharacterized protein LOC127010336 — translated: MKGCRRRWEFTEQSTVEERSHLARIMKRRQPGNVLLVVGRAARCRVGTHQELRLSVPNNMTLGQLCRTLRDRLEVSPAHSLVYYVGSTVAAPGTCLATLYRQHAHVDGFLYVTFSEEIALG